tgcgctggatttttttttctcacgccggctattcactcagagtaaatcattgattttgaaCAGTGCACAGActgaaaaactgtaaaaaataaggtttatcaattaaaataagaaattattttcagttttggttcaACTAGAATGACGTTTCGATCTTACCTTGAGCTCCCGTAGCGGTGCTTTTGGGATAATATTTGGGACGATTCCTGCCTTCTCGAATGCGCTTTTGACCTTAGGATCACCCGGATCTCTCGCCACAGTTGTTGTTAGTCGAGTAGTTGTTGATATCTTGGTTGAATACGCCTTCCAAGGGGCTTTTGTCCAACTGTTCTTAGAATAAGTCTGCTTCCAACCAGTACCCGAACCACTGCCTGACCTGTCCCCATAGGGTTGGTAGCCGCTTCCCGGACCACCACCAGATCTGTCGCCATAAGGTTGGTATCTACCACCGGAGCCACCACCAAATCTATCTCCGTAAGGTTGGTAGCCACTTCCAGAGCCACTGCCTGGTCTTTTCCCGTAAGGCTGGTAACCACCACCCGAGCTACCACCAGATCTATCTCCATAAGGTTGGTAGCCAGCTCCTGAGCCACTCCCTGGTCTTCCTCCTTGGGGCTGGTATGAACCACCACCCGAGCTACCACCAGATCTATCTCCATAAGGTTGGTAGCCAGCTCCTGAGCCACTCCCTGGTCTTCCTCCTTGGGGCTGGTATGAACCACCACCCGAGTTACCTCCAGATCTATCTCCATAAGGTTGGTAGCCAGCTCCTGAGCCACTCCCTGGTCTTCCTCCTTGGGGCTGGTAACCACCACCCGAGCTGCCACCAGATCTATCTCCATAAGGTTGGTAGCCACCACCTGAGCCACTCCCTGGTCTTCCTCCTTGGGGCTGGTAACCACCACCCGAGCTGCCACTTGATTTTCTTTCGTAAGGTTGGTAGCCACCCCGCGATTTATCTCCGTAAGGTTGGTAGCTGCCACCCGAACCACCGCTTGATCTATCACCGTAAGGTTGGTACCCACTGCCAGACCTCTCTCCATATGGTTTCCATCCACCTGGCGGGCGGTCATTTGACTTATCGCCGTAAGGTTTCCATCCACCGGGTGATTTGGTTCCCCAAGATTTCCAGCCTCCGCTTTGGCCGCTGCCTCGATTATCACCGTACTGTTTCCAACCACCCGGAGATTTCGTCGGCCATGACTTGTATCCGCCACCCGAATCGGCCGACTTATCACCGTAAGATTTCCACGGTGGTCTTGTGGTCCAAGTTTTCCACCCTCCAGCCGATTTACCACCCCAATTTTGAGTCCAGGGAACCCAAGGAGGTTTAGTTACTTGTGCCTCACCACCGCCATTTGTATTGAAGATAAGGAGGAGTTGTGCTTGAAAATACGCCACCAAAACACTCAATCTTCTTAAAGTCATACTTCTTCGGACGAGGTGCAGGCACCCCATATCTACCTTCGACACatcaaaacataattttaagttgatttGGAGGATTGatatcgcaatggagatgttgcatgtgtgaggaatttgcgatttgactgttgatgtttttgtaaaagttcgcgagaaacacgatggtgctactggttttttctgatatcaactcccaagctcaaaaaaagctctcaagttgaggcaaaatggaggggatatcccaccctaccctgtgAGTCcatgtctacatcaagacaaactctccatgcaaagataggggagCAAGTATATTAACAGGGTTgggtgttttcagttttggaatccccaaataaagtggcagccctgtcaatgtatttgctccctatctttgcatggagagtttgtcttgatgtagacgtggactctcagggtagaatgggatatcccctccattttggcctcaacttgagacctttttttgagcttgggagttgatttcagagaaaaccagtggcaccatcatgtttctcacgaacttttacacaagaatcaacagtcaaatcgcgaattcctcacttatgcaacatctccattgagtgGAAAAGCGAGGGGTACTGTCAACAATGAGGTTACTCCCTAGAGCCCGTATAAGACGATctaactagaggcttcaaagaggttcatcgatgcctttcctTGCCCTTTCATTCgccagcggtttaagtcggggcaatcgatgagtctctttgaggcctctactttgatcgtctgTTACGGGCTTTAGACGAGTTTCGATTGATCACCAATAACGTAATGAGACAGAGGCATTTTATGTCTACCATAGAGGGAATCGTGATGATGTGATCAATCGGTTCAAAGCATTTGACGCAAAACTTAAGTCTACGTctaaaaatttttagaaatgcacTTAGAGCAACAATTTTTGGAGACGAACATATTactaaaaattaattgaaccaAGTTATAAGTACTCACATGGCATGCATGAAAAAGTCACTAACTGGCTTCTTTACTTGTCGCACCATACaattacgaaaaaaaataaataattttaaattgccTACCTTGATTTGCGGTAGCGCATTGTTTAAACCGGTAGTTATGATATGTGCACACAGCAAACGAAGAGACTAATTGTCTTTAATAGTCATAAatatgtaaattaaaaaaattaaagatgtcAATATTCAAacactatacagggtgtaccaaaagtccgtcccacccctgctaacttttgaacgaattgagctagggaaatgaaactttgggaatattcctatcttaaaggggaccatcttttaggggggtcaacattttggtcccccctcagggggggcgcggggggcccccaacttttttttttcaaatggcaacccctatcttgtgatacctcattcgaaagagcataaaaaactaagaattttggcgcaaaccgcaaatcaatatcttaattttcgaccgagttatgataggtcaaaggtcaaatttgacctattttcaaaaaatcataactccggttcaaattatcgtaaagaaaaaaataaaacgggaaaatttaccaaattgtgtccgcttttaagtaaaaattgcagaaatcacttcgattcaattttaagggggggttcggaccccccaaatacgtcaattcaaaggtcattcaatttttccgcgaaataagccaatttcccctagatttgcctccacattatccagtgggtcaaaatcagttcaaaattacgttggcaagtccccaaatttctggaaaagtttaaaaaaacgaaatttaaggtgattaaatttgaccgtttaaatttcgtttttttttaactttccccgaaatttggggacttgccaacgtaattttgaactgattttgaccactgggataatgtggaggcaaatctaggggaaattggcttatttcgcggaaaaattgaatgacctttgaattgacgtatttggggggtccgaacccccccttaaaattgaatcgaagtgatttctgcaatttttacttaaaagcggacacaatttggtaaattttcccgttttatttttttctttacgataatttgaaccggagttatgattttttgaaagtaggtcaaatttgacctttgacctatcataactcggtcgaaaattaagatattgatttgcggtttgcgccaaaattcttagttttttatgctctttcgaatgaggtatcacaagataggggttgccatttgaaaaaaaaaagttgggggccccccgcgccccccctgaggggggaccaaaatgttgacccccctaaaagatggtcccctttaagataggaatattcccaaagtttcatttccctagcttaattcgttcaaaagttagcaggggtgggacggacttttggtacaccctgtatgagGTAAATTAAAACTATGCGTTTTGACACATACGCAACATGTTTCTCACGTTTCAGCGCATTCTTTTAGCTACACCATCGCTTGTTAAGACCGTTATGGACTAACCAAATTAAAAACTTGCCCTCTAAACGTCTTGCGCTAATTCTACACTGAGTTAAAGAAAACCATTCAATCATTATATTATATATgaaattgttttcaaactaCATCAAACGACAATAATCTGAACACTCAATTTAAGCATACATGAGGTCGTAAAAGAAACTGATAAAATAAAGGCTACGAATCAGAGAATACTTCAAGATTccaataaaaaattggattgcgGTTAAGTACAATCTTTCACTTTTCAATTTCTTCCAGAATATGAGAATTTAAGATTGTACATTGAGAACTTCTAAGTATCTCAGTAAGACTGGCACTTTACACATggttcttttttcctctttcaaaaaCGTGTTGTTAGTAAACTGCAGTAATTTGATGTTTCCCTAATGTTGCAACTATACTGTCACTACTACTGATGTTAAAATTGTACAAACTATTTATTCCCTTGGGCATTATTGAAGTTCAGTTAAATCTGATAACCGAGTGCATAAGTAGATGGAATCAAACTCGGCTGTTATGCCTTGAAGTcattcataaattacgtcacgcCAGTCTGGAGCTTCAATTCATTTTCCCTCCTTGTTGTGCATCAGTTAACCATCTTCAAACGTCAACCCCATAGTAAATCGCACACTTTCTAACATACTCACAATATTCCCTTCTTATATTGATAATTGGCACCTTAATATTTCTCACAGATTTTTCGACCaatattattgaaaattattcattacGCAGAGGCCCTCAAACTTAAGTGATGATAGGTAAGCTCATCTGAAAGTGAATGATTACGTCATGAATATGGCTCGTAAAAAGCATCGGTCTTCATTGTAATCGACGTGATTAGAAAAGATGAGTGTGTTCTCAGACTCGGACATAGCATTGAGATGCTGTTATCACGAGCAAAAGATTAGTGAGAACAATGTTCCGCTATTCCGGCGTTTTTGAAAGTCCATCGCGTCTTCGGACTTTTTAAAAGCGTGGCTTTGTCCCGGatattttggcttcaaaaacaCGCAATAATTCAACACTTTTTTCACTCGCCtgggtactttcagaatattaagtttaaaaaaaaaaggtttagagACCCATTGGAGGCTCGTGTTGTGCACTGGTTGGAAATGATTTATGTGTTAAACACGATCATTTCGTTTCAAACTAACACGTAATAAACACCTACTCTGGGTAACACCGATGTAATTATAGGAAAAAGTCAGGCACTTCAAAAGAGAGATTCCCCTGCGGCTCATAAAAAGTTTGTCTTGCAAACTAAATTTCAGTACACGGAATTTTTCGCGCTAATCCGGAGAAAATGATTCCCTGTTGGGGTCTCAATGTGGCAATGATTCAGATGCATGTTCTTTGCATGGTTCATGGAGATTCAACAAGCACCCAGTCTCCCAAAAATACAAGTTTGCAAcaccaagagaaaatattgagCTCACACTTCCCAAAAGGAACACAAACAGAACCAATGAGAAGGGAGACTAGCAGCACGCCGAAAATGCAATTGAAGATAAACAAAACTTCGCGGATGGACTTTTTCACCCCCACGTCGATGACGTTTGAAACATCAACTGCAAGAGACGTGGAGTCAATCCTCAGGAGTTCCAAGATTATCCCCGATGTAATCAAAGCAAAGCCGCCGTGTAAACTTTATGTAAGTCATGTGCTTTCATTGCTTTCAACTCTACATCAATAGCTTATTATTTATAGCCTTGTAACTGAGACTAATATTGGCTTActgaaataaatcaaataaCAATGgtgcacgtctaaaaattggtattttggcaAGAGATGTGTAGTATCTAGGATTTTTTAACGACTATCACTAGGAATCCCAAGCCGACTATCTCTCCTGAGGGAGTACATGTAGCggataggggggagggggtgagaaGACGCCACTTCATGGCCAAAAAGGTGCCAATTTAGCAACAAATATTTCTTACCCTCCAAAAAATAGGAATAACTTAGATAATACTTCGCAAACTACCGTATTGAGTACATTTAAATATACGTGTTACTTTGACCCTACTGGGGGCTTCGCGTATGAAAAAAGTCTTGGGCAGCTAACAAGCAATCGTGGCTGCAATTTTTCAAGATAACGCAGGTTGCTTTATGTGTTTGTAACAGGTGTCATATTATCATTTTCGGTGGAACTTTGGTCAAGTGTTCGATCAAACTGATATCATGGAAGCACCGCAATATATATGGTGGGTATCAGAGCCAGAAACTTACCATACGCTCGTAATGATCAGTAAGTTGATGTAAGACTAATGGTATTTTTGGTTATGTTAAGTTCAGTACATACGGTGCAACTTTTCATCCGACAAAAGCGGAAACAAATTGTAACCGTGTGATTCAGGCTTTAGTTTAAGAGCGAATAGAAAGTAACTCCTTCGTAGATTTAATCGATTATCTTATACTTAAGCAAGTAATGGGGGAAGCGACGAAATATAGAGAGATGGAAAAAGACAGCAGTGCAAAAACAAAAGAGCATGTGTAGAATGTCGGGAAAAATGTATACCAACACAAGACAAAGTGTAAGATTTTAGTGCTCATTGTTATATTTACCTGCAAAAACATCAGGTTGAGGGTTCTTATTTGGTAGCTGCCCGAATGGTTGAATTGAAGTTCTTGAAATTACTTTGTTCTCACTATTTTTCTTGCGGTACCTACGAATATTTTTCGGGTGATACCTACATCGTTTCAAAGTTTACTCAGACATTTATTGCCATTACTGCCGCAGTGCCGCTGTGGCGCCATTGTGGCTGACACCACAGAACAAACATAATACGAGGGGCATCAGTAAAGGAAGTATGcatcttttatttttctgaaattaatgNNNNNNNNNNNNNNNNNNNNNNNNNNNNNNNNNNNNNNNNNNNNNNNNNNNNNNNNNNNNNNNNNNNNNNNNNNNNNNNNNNNNNNNNNNNNNNNNNNNNNNNNNNNNNNNNNNNNNNNNNNNNNNNNNNNNNNNNNNNNNNNNNNNNNNNNNNNNNNNNNNNNNNNNNNNNNNNNNNNNNNNNNNNNNNNNNNNNNNNNNNNNNNNNNNNNNNNNNNNNNNNNNNNNNNNNNNNNNNNNNNNNNNNNNNNNNNNNNNNNNNNNNNNNNNNNNNNNNNNNNNNNNNNNNNNNNNNNNNNNNNNNNNNNNNNNNNNNNNNNNNNNNNNNNNNNNNNNNNNNNNNNNNNNNNNNNNNNNNNNNNNNNNNNNNNNNNNNNNNNNNNNNNNNNNNNNNNNNNNNNNNNNNNNNNNNNNNNNNNNNNNNNNNNNNNNNNNNNNNNNNNNNNNNNNNNNNNNNNNNNNNNNNNNNNNNNNNNNNNNNNNNNNNNNNNNNNNNNNNNCATTGATGCCTTGGCTGCTGGTGAATTTGTTTTTCGCTTAACGATCATGATGACCCTGAGCATCATTTTGACACATGTCAAACTCTGCTCAATTTGTGATATTTTACTAGTTTTAATGCGACACTTTTGAACAAAACTTATCCATAAGAAATGGGTGTTTTTCTCCCAGATATTTAGTCAAATATCAAAATCTGAgtggtcaaaaaaaaaagatgaaagtacgataaaattgtattaaaaaaatacttgacTCAGACAATCTAACATCAGACTATCAGTCAAAAGTTTACTAAAACTTAATGGGTTTAAAGCGTTTGAAATTGACTTGGTTCTTAGTTAATTGCTACCCGGTTGCCATGTTGATGACATTCCTAAATGAATCAATTTTATATCATCCTTGTGTAGTCACCATCGATACCAACAAACAGGACAATGTTGCTGTAGCCACATTTTTGCTtagttttactttaaaaaaatatcgacaattaTTCTAACCTCAAAGCATGATATTCTACTGctgaaagatttttttccagttctttGGCTcataaaaaatagtgttgccccGAAATGATGGTCATAGGTAGAACTAAAGTGTCAAAATTCGTCTATCTTGTGTCTATCTTAAATGAAGTAAAAGTAGAATATAatgataaattaattaaataactCCATAAAAACCCTCAAATATATGAGCATTACTTATTCCCCTTTCATGTACTTCTACAAACATTTCATCTCATAAAACCCCGTTCCAATAATCTCTACAGGGTAAACATCTTTAATTTCACAGAAATAGAAATAAGGATAAACAATATTCACCCTGTTTACTCAGTCTTTTTGCACATAGGATGACAAGGGGACACGAGAGAgagaacaaaatgaaaattgcacAAGTTTAAATACAAATAAGGTAATTAACTTTACCGATGCCATACGGTTCCAGGCCTACGTAAGATGCGAGTGTTTCACCTCCTTCAACCCATAAGCCAGGTATGTTTACCACGACCCAGTGTTGATATTGCGCTAAACAATGATCATGTTCGCCGGGAAAATCTGGACCTtaagttttgaaataaaaatgcaggggttcagtttatcagaaacaacattttctccaaataaatgttttaaagtGCGGATATAAAATCTTTTATAGTACATTGAATATTTCATTTAATCCATATCATACGAATAGGTGGTTAGCGCAGGGGGAAGGGGAGTTGAAAAGGACGTTCTTTACACAAGAATGGGTCGAAGGGTCCTCCacttttcccttaaaaaatgtGTGATACTATCCTGCCAAAAATGATATTTTAATGCGAATGTATCGATTACGCCCCCACCCACTCCTCAGCTAAaggatctcatatttttcctgtgaATGATAACTTCGCTTCGACACTGGTTTGCCGCagcgcttcgagctactatttcgccacggaggcgttgcacagtatcatatgagaTCGAAGACatcccaacgtatcatgattgatggcatctttcaaaagcgcgaagttccctcgcaaattaaatcgagtgacgacgacaaaaagagagtggtagtcgaaaaacttactgtcCTAGTATCTTTATTTAATAACTTTAAGtatgatttttaacttcattagaggaacaagtgacctaatttaaggagaaatatccttaaatttaccgccgagaagatttccttatgagttaataaagaaaataatgtttttttaaagaatatataAAAAGGAAAGTCATTTAAAGcttttatgaaaagaaaagtcacttacatcaagcagaaatccACTTCTGAtcacctattttattcttgattcaaaatcaaatcttcttgacggcatattCAATAATGTTCCtttatctctcttatctcgacttattttgcaagaaaagttccgtactcttaaaggtgtcgcctgtcattcttattgttggtgtgttggagtgccttcaatttcgtataatactgtacaacacttctattgtgaaataaagaagcgccgtggcacgtggcacgctgcggcgcggcacggccagccagccagccagcacggaacgcgcattggcgcctacaaacctaagagatacctcaagcattgcgcaatgcgtaaagtatcgacttaggtttgtaggcgccagtgcgcgtttcgtgctggcagcacgtcgcatcactTTGCTGTATGCTAgggcctattatttaaactcgcggagtcagcgtttttcaacttattattgttatatgtttgcacactctgcatggattactttaatttaaatttataaaaaaaaatatatatgtgaaaggaaaatttaatgtgtgttttgttaatattaaggtgtttccttgACGTATTTAATGATattcaaagcactttaattttttcttttaagcgctcagccgataggcggcgctttttgatttcgatttgccactagagctctagtatagtagggcgctcaagcggtcaaatggcgcaccaactcatcgatgcacggaacgtcatttaggaaaatttattttttgattacctcataatagctctgtgaatacgattaaatgcaaattagcgtgagaaataaataacagtcctaaaactctcttcgctatgcggtttatagttattctataattactttcgaaagttcaagatgcgcgttctgatttccgaaaacttttccaccggtgataactttattcggagaccttagtagaattcgcttacatctaggttatgtgtctttgacttatttgtctttggctctggcgacggtaggtagttgttacgcgtttacggtttccttggtaacctttgtttgctatcagctgatgtcgagtagtatgactataggaagctccaaccacggcattcttcgaaaaaagcgcgaaaacttatagatttgaattttcaaattttaagaaaaaaaaaattctatttaagaaagctttaatttagtttctgtaatttagtttttaataaaaattctgaaataaagtaaatatatattggtttaaaagttgaatatttcttcACTTCAGGCAGACCCTCaatgctgagcgcttctctaataccaacgtattagagctttcccgcttgttatattttatgcttttactgtgctgcagcgtggtgtgagcgcaaccaagtgctcaaaataggacgtacttgactctgaaagatcgatgtacaaatgggctgaaaccgaagattgcgtgcttctcgaTTTGTccctattttattcatttgtgcatagtttctttcgacacaactactgctcattgactttaatatcgatgccatcgcttggaaaaggttttacaaatatttgccacgttttaaaaatgtaaatgtttttaaaataaagtaatattgtcgtttaaaaaaaagtattcataaggtttatttttcatcgaaaattttaaggatggaaataaaaccaaatattcacccatgacaatttaaaaagattgatcaaaagaaggaaataagatttcatttaaaaaatgagttaccacaacaactcttccgtctctctcaattttctcatttgattaatgtcaatataattttacatacggactaaaatatgacacttggaccaagtcactgttgcttatttcacTCGTGGACGTAGACTACAggacaaaacaggtgtgcggacaaaaaatcgttgacggaatgcccTGAAACCATTTTGTAATATTCGTGCATTCCAGACAGCCAAACATATTAACTTAAGACTCAACTCGATTAGAAATTTTGAGCAGATTGAGACAACATTTTCTAGAATTGTGAGAAATTAACCTGTTTGTCGCACCGAAATCCACGATGCGTTTGAATAACTTTAATGAATTAGAAACACCCATTGATGGGACCTCTAGAACCATGTAATAAAGTCCTTCAACTACCATTCtagccaaaaattaaaatattctctCTAGCTCCTAGAAACAAAATCGCTTTAACGTTTTGAAGGGTCAAATTTGGAAGCGCAAAAGGAGGACCCTCCACCCTCCATCCCTCCCCGGGCACCCCTTTCCTTCCTTAGATGGAGTTGAAACTTTTAAATTGTGTTTCCTGACATAAGAAacgatatttttgaaattttcaagacctccaaaaaaatttttaccgGATATTTTTAACAACACTCGGCTCTGAAGCGCAACCGAATAACATCATTCCTTGTTTTaacatttaatttcaaaattatcaacTTGCCAACACTGTATAGgtggaatttttgggaaaatttcgaaGGTAATCGTTTTATGAttctcaaggggggggggggcaagtaAAGAGGGACATTGGTATTTTCTCATAATAGGGATGCTTCAAAAATTGGGGACTATTACTAGTTGTTGGTTTTAATTAGCTTTCTGAAGtggaaattatcaaaaatttaaCCAACTGTCTTTTCGGTGTAATGATAGAAAATTGTAGTTGTGAGCTTTCCCATCCTTGTTAAATGCTTTCTTCGACGATTTCTTTAAAAGAATGGTAGTCATGGCAGTAAGAAACTCTGAGCTTCATTGGGTAATTTATTTAAACCAACGGcaaataatgtaattttttcacggCGTATATATCAGTACCCTTTATGTTCTTAGAATAAAATATTGAGCTTATGATGTGTGTAAAAGTTATAAAAGAACTTTTGCCGTTTAATTGTTATCTTTTTTACGTTAAAAACAACGGGCGGTGAAGATTATCAACCCAAGTTAGGTTacgttgggttaagcaactaaactaacttcgcggTGATGCTAAGGGTAtcgagcgaaaatgaaggcgcttcgctGCGCTCTGGCAGACTCCAGTAAACGAATAGTATGCGCACGGGAGACAAATGTTGAGCAAAGTTAGCGCACTACTCAAACCTTATCGTCACATAAAGTTGTTTGTCCACTTATGCTAATCTTTGATACTAACTCTGACAAAGTTCGATTTTCATCGACACCTAAAACCACTCCGGTTTCTGTGCCCTAGTTCGTTGGGAAAGCTGCGAGTGAATAAATACGTTGCCGCACTTTCATCCATTTTGttctcttttgtcttctctcTATTTACGGCAATCTGATAGTAAGTAAATATATAGATAATTATTCCTTAAAGAATAGATACTGTAGTACTTAATAGCAAAACCCAGAAATGTAATACAGTATCCAAACTTACTTATCAAAAGGAGCGTATAATACGTTTCCGCCTCAGAAATCCACCATAAGTAGTGTGGAGCCTCGCGCACATCGGTTTTATCAAAAATTCTACCCAAATTCCAGGGCATATTATAAAATGACACCTGTGAAAACCCGTCAATTCAATTTGATTAAAACCTAAAAATCACCATTTGTCATTAAATATCACTCGTACTCAGTGGTGTAGCCAGGCATTTTTCATGGAGGAAGTCTACAGTCAAACGTTCCTCACGGAAGGGGGAAGGACCCacagtaaaaaattacaaaaaacaaagaaagatgACAGCtttttggagaatattttcaaataatggGGGACCCTTCCCC
This window of the Bemisia tabaci chromosome 3, PGI_BMITA_v3 genome carries:
- the LOC109036271 gene encoding uncharacterized protein; protein product: MGCLHLVRRSMTLRRLSVLVAYFQAQLLLIFNTNGGGEAQVTKPPWVPWTQNWGGKSAGGWKTWTTRPPWKSYGDKSADSGGGYKSWPTKSPGGWKQYGDNRGSGQSGGWKSWGTKSPGGWKPYGDKSNDRPPGGWKPYGERSGSGYQPYGDRSSGGSGGSYQPYGDKSRGGYQPYERKSSGSSGGGYQPQGGRPGSGSGGGYQPYGDRSGGSSGGGYQPQGGRPGSGSGAGYQPYGDRSGGNSGGGSYQPQGGRPGSGSGAGYQPYGDRSGGSSGGGSYQPQGGRPGSGSGAGYQPYGDRSGGSSGGGYQPYGKRPGSGSGSGYQPYGDRFGGGSGGRYQPYGDRSGGGPGSGYQPYGDRSGSGSGTGWKQTYSKNSWTKAPWKAYSTKISTTTRLTTTVARDPGDPKVKSAFEKAGIVPNIIPKAPLRELKVKWVDTVISFGNKIKPNITRLAPTFVRWPIDEANHLHTLIMIDPDVPSRQDPWKGEWQHWIVVNIPWGRIWAGEELTEYRGIKECHGLDIHRYIFLMYHQPNNEHIHFTEPRLKLPPYDMERSHFSARKFAMKYKLGDPVAGNFFTAKWEPYEDILHPYSPFHNFTIHEKDVMNEFEHRFTMAHVDYAKNHTDHILEFTTVEPEDFDMAEHIRNLG